A single Micromonospora sp. CCTCC AA 2012012 DNA region contains:
- a CDS encoding F0F1 ATP synthase subunit delta — protein MQAASRESYKVAAEHLDTYVRGAEPSAVASTADDILSVAALLRREPRLRRALSDPARSGADRAGLLGGMLRGKISAEALDLLASLVSGRWSAPSELLDGTERLGIEALLASADSSGELGEVEDELFRFGQVVTGSPELSRALSDPATPAEQRGTLVDQLLAGKARPITGYLVGVALAGFGGRSFTGALTRLVELAAERQDRQVAYVTVAAPLSDSEERRLGARLSEMYGREVSVKQTVNPEVLGGVSVRVGSDLYDGTVLRRLNETRNALAKR, from the coding sequence ATGCAGGCCGCCAGCCGGGAGTCGTACAAGGTCGCGGCCGAACACCTCGACACGTACGTCCGCGGCGCGGAGCCGTCGGCGGTGGCCTCCACCGCCGACGACATCCTCTCCGTCGCCGCCCTGCTGCGGCGCGAGCCGCGGCTGCGCCGGGCGCTGTCGGACCCGGCCCGGTCCGGTGCCGACCGGGCCGGTCTGCTCGGTGGGATGCTGCGCGGCAAGATCAGCGCGGAGGCGCTCGACCTGCTCGCGTCGCTGGTCTCCGGCCGCTGGTCGGCGCCGTCGGAACTGCTCGACGGCACCGAGCGGCTGGGCATCGAGGCGCTCCTGGCGAGCGCCGACTCCTCCGGCGAGCTGGGGGAGGTCGAGGACGAGCTGTTCCGCTTCGGGCAGGTCGTCACCGGCTCCCCGGAGCTGTCCCGGGCGCTCTCCGACCCGGCGACCCCCGCCGAGCAGCGGGGCACGCTGGTCGACCAGCTCCTCGCCGGCAAGGCCCGGCCGATCACCGGCTACCTCGTCGGGGTGGCGCTCGCCGGGTTCGGCGGACGCTCCTTCACCGGGGCGCTCACCCGGCTGGTCGAGCTGGCCGCCGAGCGGCAGGACCGTCAGGTCGCGTACGTGACCGTGGCGGCCCCGCTGAGTGACTCCGAGGAGCGACGCCTCGGTGCCCGCCTCTCCGAGATGTACGGTCGAGAGGTTTCCGTCAAGCAGACGGTCAACCCCGAGGTGCTCGGTGGGGTGAGCGTGCGGGTCGGTTCCGACCTGTACGACGGCACCGTCCTGCGCCGCCTCAACGAGACCCGCAACGCGCTCGCGAAGCGCTGA
- the atpA gene encoding F0F1 ATP synthase subunit alpha, producing MAELTISTEEIRGALERYVSSYSTDVSREEVGTVADTGDGIAHVEGLPSTMTNELLEFEDGTLGVALNLDVREIGVVVLGDSAKLEEGQRVKRTGRVLSVPVGDAFLGRVVNALGQPIDGLGDIPNEGFRELELQAPNVMARQSVSEPLQTGIKAVDAMTPIGRGQRQLIIGDRKTGKTTVALDAVLNQRDNWRSGDPKKQVRCIYVAIGQKASTIASIKGILEEAGAMEYTTIVASPASDPAGFKYLAPYTGSSIGQHWMYGGKHVLIIFDDLSKQAEAYRAVSLLLRRPPGREAYPGDVFYLHSRLLERCAKLSDELGGGSMTGLPIIETKANDISAFIPTNVISITDGQIFLETDLFNQGVRPAINVGTSVSRVGGAAQVKPMRKVAGSLRLNLAQYRELEAFAAFASDLDKASRAQLERGARLVELLKQPNYSPYPVQEQVVSVWAGVEGKLDDIPVGEVRRFEAEFLQYLRHKHEGVLAGIADNKWDDDIIGSLDSAITEFKQVFLGKEDEHRVNEAPATPLEGEENRETVTRFRDGSTDRPAES from the coding sequence ATGGCCGAGCTGACCATCTCGACGGAGGAGATCCGCGGCGCCCTGGAGCGCTACGTCTCCTCCTACTCGACCGACGTCTCCCGCGAGGAGGTCGGCACCGTCGCCGACACCGGTGACGGCATCGCCCACGTCGAGGGCCTCCCCTCGACCATGACCAACGAGCTCCTGGAGTTCGAGGACGGCACGCTCGGCGTGGCGCTGAACCTCGACGTCCGGGAGATCGGTGTCGTCGTTCTCGGTGACTCCGCCAAGCTGGAGGAGGGGCAGCGCGTCAAGCGCACCGGCCGGGTGCTCTCGGTCCCGGTCGGCGACGCCTTCCTCGGCCGCGTGGTCAACGCGCTCGGCCAGCCGATCGACGGGCTCGGTGACATCCCGAACGAGGGCTTCCGCGAGCTGGAGCTCCAGGCTCCGAACGTGATGGCCCGGCAGTCGGTCTCCGAGCCGCTGCAGACCGGCATCAAGGCCGTCGACGCGATGACCCCGATCGGTCGGGGCCAGCGTCAGCTGATCATCGGTGACCGGAAGACCGGTAAGACCACGGTCGCCCTGGACGCGGTGCTCAACCAGCGCGACAACTGGCGCTCCGGCGACCCGAAGAAGCAGGTCCGCTGCATCTACGTCGCCATCGGCCAGAAGGCCTCCACGATCGCCTCGATCAAGGGCATCCTGGAGGAGGCGGGCGCGATGGAGTACACCACCATCGTCGCCTCCCCGGCGTCCGACCCGGCCGGCTTCAAGTACCTCGCCCCCTACACCGGCTCGTCCATCGGGCAGCACTGGATGTACGGTGGCAAGCACGTCCTGATCATCTTCGACGACCTGAGCAAGCAGGCCGAGGCGTACCGCGCCGTGTCCCTGCTGCTGCGTCGCCCGCCGGGCCGTGAGGCGTACCCGGGTGACGTCTTCTACCTGCACTCCCGCCTGCTGGAGCGCTGCGCGAAGCTCTCCGACGAGCTGGGTGGCGGGTCGATGACCGGTCTGCCGATCATCGAGACGAAGGCCAACGACATCTCGGCCTTCATCCCGACGAACGTCATCTCGATCACCGACGGCCAGATCTTCCTCGAGACCGACCTGTTCAACCAGGGCGTCCGGCCGGCCATCAACGTCGGTACCTCGGTCTCCCGGGTCGGTGGCGCGGCGCAGGTCAAGCCGATGCGCAAGGTCGCCGGTTCGCTGCGGCTCAACCTGGCCCAGTACCGCGAGCTGGAGGCGTTCGCCGCCTTCGCGTCCGACCTGGACAAGGCCTCCCGCGCCCAGCTGGAGCGCGGTGCCCGCCTGGTCGAGCTGCTCAAGCAGCCGAACTACTCGCCGTACCCGGTGCAGGAGCAGGTCGTCTCGGTCTGGGCCGGCGTCGAGGGCAAGCTGGACGACATCCCGGTCGGTGAGGTGCGCCGCTTCGAGGCGGAGTTCCTCCAGTACCTGCGGCACAAGCACGAGGGTGTCCTCGCCGGTATCGCCGACAACAAGTGGGACGACGACATCATCGGCTCGCTCGACTCGGCCATCACCGAGTTCAAGCAGGTCTTCCTGGGCAAGGAGGACGAGCACCGGGTCAACGAGGCGCCGGCCACGCCGCTCGAGGGCGAGGAGAACCGCGAGACGGTGACCCGCTTCCGGGACGGCTCGACCGACCGCCCGGCCGAGAGCTGA
- a CDS encoding F0F1 ATP synthase subunit gamma yields the protein MAAQVRVLRQRIRSAKGMKKITKAMELVATSRIAKAQARVEASLPYANAITGVLTALASNARIDHPLLTPRERVRRAGVLLVTSDRGLAGGYSSNAIRTAESLIARLKADGKEPVLYVIGRKGVGFYRFRNRDMAANWTGFSEQPSFADAREVGETLIKAFSAGADDAEGHAGADGIVGIDELHIVYTEFHSLMTQTPVAKIIGPMQVEDRPRSEGLLPAYEFEPEAEALLDALLPKYINTRIYAALIESAASESASRRRAMKSATDNAEEMIEKYTREMNSARQAGITQEISEIVGGANALAASGSEV from the coding sequence ATGGCGGCCCAGGTTCGCGTTCTTCGCCAGCGGATCCGCTCGGCGAAGGGGATGAAGAAGATCACCAAGGCGATGGAGCTCGTGGCGACGAGCCGCATCGCCAAGGCCCAGGCCCGGGTGGAGGCGTCGCTGCCGTACGCCAACGCCATCACCGGCGTGCTCACGGCGCTGGCGTCCAACGCGCGGATCGACCACCCGCTGCTCACCCCGCGTGAGCGGGTGCGGCGGGCGGGCGTCCTGCTGGTCACCAGCGACCGGGGCCTGGCCGGCGGCTACAGCTCCAACGCGATCAGGACCGCCGAGTCGCTGATCGCCCGGCTCAAGGCCGACGGCAAGGAGCCGGTGCTCTACGTCATCGGGCGCAAGGGTGTCGGGTTCTACCGGTTCCGCAACCGCGACATGGCGGCGAACTGGACGGGCTTCTCGGAGCAGCCGTCCTTCGCCGACGCCCGCGAGGTGGGCGAGACGCTGATCAAGGCGTTCTCGGCCGGCGCGGACGACGCGGAGGGGCACGCCGGGGCGGACGGGATCGTCGGTATCGACGAGTTGCACATCGTCTACACCGAGTTCCACTCCCTGATGACCCAGACGCCGGTTGCGAAGATCATCGGCCCGATGCAGGTCGAGGACCGGCCGCGGTCCGAGGGGCTGCTGCCGGCGTACGAGTTCGAGCCGGAGGCGGAGGCGCTGCTCGACGCGCTGCTGCCGAAGTACATCAACACGCGGATCTACGCGGCGTTGATCGAGTCGGCGGCGAGCGAGTCGGCGTCGCGGCGGCGGGCGATGAAGAGCGCCACCGACAACGCCGAAGAGATGATCGAGAAGTACACGCGTGAGATGAACTCGGCGCGCCAGGCCGGGATCACCCAGGAGATCAGCGAGATCGTCGGCGGCGCGAACGCGCTCGCCGCGTCGGGAAGTGAAGTGTGA
- the atpD gene encoding F0F1 ATP synthase subunit beta, with amino-acid sequence MTAPVETKTATGRVVRVIGPVVDAEFPRDAMPALFNALNVDVTLSGGEKTLTLEVAQHLGDNLVRAISMQPTDGLVRGAEVRDRGEPITVPVGDAVKGHVFNAIGECLNLTEGETIQADDRWGIHRKAPAFADLEPKTEMLETGIKVIDLLAPYVKGGKIGLFGGAGVGKTVLIQEMITRVARNFGGTSVFAGVGERTREGNDLIAEMTESGVIDKTALVYGQMDEPPGTRLRVALSALTMAEYFRDVKKQEVLLFIDNIFRFTQAGSEVSTLLGRMPSAVGYQPTLADEMGELQERITSVRGQAITSMQAIYVPADDYTDPAPATTFAHLDATTNLERSISDKGIYPAVDPLASSSRILAPEFVGQEHFAVATEVKRILQRYKDLQDIIAILGIEELSEEDKITVQRARRIERFLSQNTYAAEQFTGVPGSTVPIAETIEAFRKISEGAYDHFPEQAFFMCGGLEDLEAKAKELMEG; translated from the coding sequence ATGACTGCCCCAGTAGAGACCAAGACGGCCACGGGTCGCGTGGTCCGGGTCATCGGCCCGGTCGTCGACGCCGAGTTCCCGCGCGACGCCATGCCGGCCCTGTTCAACGCCCTGAACGTGGACGTGACGCTCTCCGGCGGCGAGAAGACGCTGACCCTGGAGGTCGCCCAGCACCTGGGTGACAACCTGGTCCGCGCCATCTCGATGCAGCCGACCGACGGCCTGGTCCGCGGTGCCGAGGTGCGTGACCGTGGCGAGCCGATCACCGTCCCGGTGGGCGACGCGGTCAAGGGTCACGTGTTCAACGCGATCGGCGAGTGCCTGAACCTCACCGAGGGTGAGACCATCCAGGCCGACGACCGGTGGGGCATCCACCGCAAGGCCCCGGCCTTCGCGGACCTGGAGCCGAAGACCGAGATGCTGGAGACCGGCATCAAGGTCATCGACCTGCTCGCCCCGTACGTCAAGGGCGGTAAGATCGGCCTGTTCGGCGGTGCCGGCGTGGGCAAGACGGTGCTCATCCAGGAGATGATCACCCGTGTCGCCCGGAACTTCGGTGGTACCTCGGTCTTCGCCGGCGTGGGTGAGCGCACCCGCGAGGGCAACGACCTCATCGCCGAGATGACCGAGTCGGGCGTCATCGACAAGACCGCACTGGTCTACGGCCAGATGGACGAGCCGCCGGGCACCCGGCTGCGGGTGGCGCTCTCGGCGCTGACCATGGCGGAGTACTTCCGTGACGTGAAGAAGCAGGAGGTGCTGCTCTTCATCGACAACATCTTCCGCTTCACCCAGGCCGGTTCCGAGGTTTCCACGCTGCTCGGCCGGATGCCGAGCGCCGTGGGTTACCAGCCGACCCTGGCCGACGAGATGGGCGAGCTCCAGGAGCGGATCACCTCCGTCCGGGGCCAGGCCATCACCTCGATGCAGGCGATCTACGTGCCCGCCGACGACTACACCGACCCGGCGCCGGCCACCACGTTCGCCCACCTCGACGCGACCACCAACCTGGAGCGGTCGATCTCCGACAAGGGCATCTACCCGGCCGTGGACCCGCTGGCGTCCTCGTCCCGGATCCTCGCCCCGGAGTTCGTCGGCCAGGAGCACTTCGCGGTGGCCACCGAGGTGAAGCGGATCCTGCAGCGCTACAAGGACCTGCAGGACATCATCGCCATCCTCGGCATCGAGGAGCTCTCCGAGGAAGACAAGATCACCGTGCAGCGCGCCCGGCGGATCGAGCGCTTCCTCTCCCAGAACACCTACGCCGCCGAGCAGTTCACCGGCGTGCCGGGCTCGACGGTGCCGATCGCCGAGACCATCGAGGCGTTCCGGAAGATCAGCGAGGGCGCGTACGACCACTTCCCCGAGCAGGCGTTCTTCATGTGCGGCGGTCTCGAGGACCTGGAGGCCAAGGCCAAGGAGCTGATGGAGGGTTAG
- a CDS encoding LCP family protein, with protein sequence MELPVGKGGTDGGKRSFWRGVPRWARVCTVFGVVLMLLSGAVLAGYETLLHRYEGSVGKGDLFGDQAAGAKERKSNVKGPLNILLVGIDPRKPETPPLADSIMILHVPAGMDRGYLFSLPRDLRVEIPAFPKANYPGGTDKLNAAMSYGSRVPGQNPDASRGFELLAKTVSQVTGIQRFDAGAIINFTGFKKIVDAMGGVDMYIERDVKSEHRKPDGTMRELRPGGGGYLGPQAEYKKGNAHLNGWQALDYVRQRYPKNGVPDADYGRQRHQQQFIKAMVGQAFSADVVTNPIKLDRVVRAAGQSLIFNGRGNSVVDFALALKGIRSDSIETIKLPGEGIGTGSAYRGERLLPAAQDFFTAIRTEQVDAFMLEHPDFKQKNS encoded by the coding sequence ATGGAGCTACCTGTGGGTAAGGGCGGCACGGACGGCGGTAAGCGGTCCTTCTGGCGGGGGGTGCCCCGTTGGGCCCGCGTCTGCACCGTCTTCGGCGTGGTGCTCATGCTGCTCAGCGGCGCGGTGCTGGCCGGCTACGAGACCCTGCTGCACCGCTACGAGGGCTCGGTCGGCAAGGGCGACCTCTTCGGCGACCAGGCGGCCGGCGCCAAGGAGCGCAAGAGCAACGTCAAGGGTCCGCTGAACATCCTGCTGGTCGGCATCGACCCCCGCAAACCCGAGACGCCGCCGCTGGCGGACTCGATCATGATCCTGCACGTGCCGGCCGGCATGGACCGGGGCTACCTCTTCTCGCTCCCACGCGACCTGCGGGTGGAGATCCCCGCGTTCCCCAAGGCGAACTACCCCGGTGGCACCGACAAGCTCAACGCCGCCATGTCGTACGGGAGTCGGGTGCCCGGGCAGAACCCGGACGCCAGCCGCGGCTTCGAGCTGCTCGCGAAGACCGTCAGCCAGGTCACCGGCATCCAGCGCTTCGACGCCGGGGCGATCATCAACTTCACCGGCTTCAAGAAGATCGTCGATGCGATGGGTGGCGTCGACATGTACATCGAGCGGGACGTGAAGTCGGAGCACCGCAAGCCGGACGGCACCATGCGCGAGCTGCGTCCCGGCGGCGGGGGCTACCTCGGCCCACAGGCGGAGTACAAGAAGGGCAACGCGCACCTCAACGGCTGGCAGGCGCTGGACTACGTCCGCCAGCGCTACCCGAAGAACGGGGTGCCGGACGCCGACTACGGCCGTCAGCGCCACCAGCAGCAGTTCATCAAGGCGATGGTCGGCCAGGCGTTCAGCGCGGACGTGGTGACCAACCCGATCAAGCTGGACCGGGTCGTCCGTGCCGCCGGGCAGTCCCTGATCTTCAACGGGCGGGGCAACAGCGTGGTCGACTTCGCGCTGGCGCTCAAGGGCATCCGCTCGGACTCGATCGAGACGATCAAGCTGCCGGGGGAGGGGATCGGCACCGGCTCCGCCTACCGCGGTGAACGGCTGCTGCCGGCCGCGCAGGACTTCTTCACCGCCATCCGCACCGAGCAGGTCGACGCCTTCATGCTGGAGCACCCCGACTTCAAGCAGAAGAACAGCTAG
- a CDS encoding F0F1 ATP synthase subunit epsilon — MAQQLHVELVAVEEKVWSGEAEMVVARTTEGELGVLHGHAPLLGQLAEPSQVRIKQAGGQQVAYDIAGGFLSVTGEGVTVLAESATPATPAR; from the coding sequence GTGGCACAGCAGCTTCACGTCGAGCTCGTAGCCGTCGAGGAGAAGGTCTGGTCCGGCGAGGCCGAGATGGTCGTCGCCCGGACGACCGAGGGTGAGCTGGGTGTGCTGCACGGGCACGCGCCTCTGCTCGGCCAGCTCGCCGAGCCCAGCCAGGTCCGGATCAAGCAGGCCGGTGGCCAGCAGGTCGCCTACGACATCGCCGGCGGTTTCCTGTCGGTGACCGGTGAGGGCGTCACCGTCCTCGCCGAGAGCGCCACCCCCGCCACTCCGGCACGCTGA